A window from Pseudomonas frederiksbergensis encodes these proteins:
- the acnD gene encoding Fe/S-dependent 2-methylisocitrate dehydratase AcnD — MNTEFRKPLPGSHLDYFDVRAAVEAIQPGAYDTLPYTSRVLAENLVRRCDPATLTESLKQFIERKRDLDFPWFPARVVCHDILGQTALVDLAGLRDAIALQGGDPAQVNPVVPTQLIVDHSLAVERGGFDPEAFEKNRAIEDRRNEDRFHFINWTKKAFKNVDVIPPGNGIMHQINLEKMSPVIQVRDGVAFPDTCVGTDSHTPHVDALGVIAIGVGGLEAESVMLGRASWMRLPESVGVELTGKLQPGITATDMVLALTEFLRQQKVVGAWLEFFGEGASALTLGDRATISNMAPEYGATAAMFYIDQQTIDYLKLTGREDEQVQLVENYAKTTGLWADSLKNAQYERGLTFNLSSVVRNMAGPSNPHARVATSDLAAQGISGQWDDVPGQMPDGAVIIAAITSCTNTSNPRNVIAAGLLARNANKLGLTRKPWVKSSLAPGSKTVALYLDEAGLTTELEQLGFGVVAFACTTCNGMSGALDPVIQQEIIDRDLYATAVLSGNRNFDGRIHPYAKNAFLASPPLVVAYAIAGTIRFDIEKDVLGVVDGKEIRLKDIWPSDEEIDAVVKASVKPEQFRQVYIPMFAIHEDTGPKVTPLYDWREMSTYIRRPPYWEGALAGARPLKGMRPLAVLPDNITTDHLSPSNAIMLDSAAGEYLAKMGLPEEDFNSYATHRGDHLTAQRATFANPKLFNEMVLENGKVKQGSLARVEPEGKVMRMWEAIETYMERKQPLIIIAGADYGQGSSRDWAAKGVRLAGVEAIAAEGFERIHRTNLVGMGVLPLEFKPGTDRKTLGIDGSETYDVIGERTPRAELTLVINRKNGERVEVPVTCRLDTAEEVSIYEAGGVLQRFAQDFLEESAVAV; from the coding sequence ATGAATACTGAATTCCGCAAACCGCTGCCCGGCAGCCATCTGGATTACTTCGACGTCCGCGCGGCTGTCGAGGCCATCCAGCCCGGCGCCTACGACACTCTGCCGTACACCTCCCGCGTGCTGGCGGAAAACCTGGTGCGTCGCTGCGACCCGGCCACGCTCACCGAATCCTTGAAGCAATTTATCGAGCGCAAACGCGACCTCGACTTCCCATGGTTCCCGGCCCGCGTGGTGTGCCACGACATTCTCGGCCAGACCGCGCTGGTCGATCTCGCCGGCCTGCGTGACGCCATTGCCCTGCAAGGTGGCGACCCGGCGCAAGTGAACCCGGTGGTGCCGACGCAATTGATCGTCGATCACTCCCTGGCCGTCGAACGCGGTGGTTTCGATCCGGAGGCGTTCGAGAAGAACCGCGCCATCGAAGACCGTCGCAACGAAGACCGTTTCCACTTCATCAACTGGACCAAAAAGGCCTTCAAGAACGTTGATGTGATCCCGCCGGGCAACGGCATCATGCACCAGATCAACCTGGAGAAAATGTCTCCGGTGATCCAGGTGCGCGACGGCGTGGCGTTCCCCGATACCTGCGTCGGCACCGACAGCCACACTCCACACGTCGATGCACTGGGCGTGATCGCCATCGGTGTCGGCGGCCTGGAAGCTGAAAGCGTAATGCTTGGCCGCGCGTCGTGGATGCGTCTGCCGGAAAGCGTCGGCGTCGAATTGACGGGCAAGCTGCAACCGGGCATCACCGCCACCGACATGGTGCTGGCGCTGACCGAGTTCCTGCGTCAGCAAAAAGTCGTTGGCGCATGGCTGGAGTTCTTCGGCGAAGGCGCCTCCGCGCTGACCCTCGGCGACCGTGCGACCATCTCCAACATGGCCCCGGAATACGGCGCCACCGCCGCGATGTTCTACATCGACCAGCAGACCATCGACTACCTGAAACTCACCGGCCGTGAAGACGAGCAGGTGCAGTTGGTCGAGAACTACGCCAAGACCACAGGCCTGTGGGCTGACAGCTTGAAGAATGCGCAATACGAGCGTGGGTTGACCTTCAACCTGTCCTCGGTAGTGCGCAACATGGCCGGCCCGAGCAACCCGCACGCCCGCGTCGCCACCTCGGACCTCGCCGCCCAAGGCATCTCCGGCCAGTGGGACGACGTTCCTGGCCAGATGCCGGATGGCGCAGTGATCATCGCCGCTATCACCAGTTGCACCAACACCAGCAACCCGCGCAACGTGATCGCCGCCGGCCTGCTGGCGCGCAATGCCAACAAGCTCGGCCTGACCCGCAAGCCGTGGGTCAAATCGTCCCTGGCGCCGGGTTCGAAAACCGTGGCGTTGTACCTGGACGAAGCCGGCCTGACCACCGAACTGGAACAGCTCGGCTTCGGCGTCGTGGCCTTCGCTTGCACCACCTGCAACGGCATGTCCGGCGCACTGGACCCGGTGATCCAGCAAGAAATCATCGACCGCGACCTGTACGCCACCGCTGTGCTGTCCGGCAACCGCAACTTCGATGGCCGGATCCACCCATACGCCAAGAACGCCTTCCTCGCTTCGCCGCCATTGGTGGTGGCTTACGCCATCGCCGGGACCATCCGTTTCGACATCGAAAAAGATGTGCTGGGTGTGGTCGACGGCAAGGAAATCCGCCTGAAAGACATCTGGCCGAGCGACGAAGAAATCGACGCGGTGGTCAAGGCTTCGGTCAAGCCGGAGCAGTTCCGTCAGGTCTACATTCCGATGTTCGCCATCCATGAAGACACCGGTCCGAAAGTGACGCCGCTGTACGACTGGCGCGAGATGAGCACCTACATCCGCCGTCCGCCGTACTGGGAAGGCGCGCTGGCCGGGGCGCGTCCGCTCAAGGGCATGCGTCCGCTGGCGGTGCTGCCGGACAACATCACCACCGATCACCTGTCGCCTTCGAACGCGATCATGTTGGACAGTGCCGCCGGCGAATACCTGGCGAAAATGGGCTTGCCGGAAGAGGACTTCAACTCTTACGCGACTCACCGTGGCGACCACCTGACCGCGCAACGCGCCACCTTCGCCAACCCGAAACTGTTCAATGAAATGGTTCTGGAAAACGGCAAGGTCAAACAGGGCTCGCTGGCTCGTGTCGAGCCTGAAGGCAAAGTGATGCGCATGTGGGAAGCCATCGAAACCTACATGGAACGCAAGCAGCCGCTGATCATCATCGCCGGCGCCGACTACGGTCAGGGTTCGTCCCGCGACTGGGCGGCCAAAGGCGTGCGTCTGGCGGGTGTGGAAGCGATTGCCGCCGAAGGCTTCGAGCGCATTCACCGCACCAACCTGGTGGGCATGGGCGTGTTGCCGCTGGAGTTCAAACCGGGCACCGACCGCAAGACCTTGGGCATCGATGGCAGCGAAACCTACGACGTGATCGGTGAGCGCACCCCGCGTGCCGAGCTGACGCTGGTGATCAACCGCAAGAACGGTGAACGCGTCGAAGTGCCGGTGACCTGCCGCCTCGACACCGCCGAAGAAGTGTCGATCTATGAGGCCGGCGGCGTGCTGCAACGCTTCGCTCAGGACTTCCTCGAAGAATCGGCGGTTGCCGTTTAA
- the pabB gene encoding aminodeoxychorismate synthase component I: protein MLTCSVHPLPYCANPAEYFAAIRHAPGAVLLDSGRPSAERGRYDLLSAWPLEQIAVLPDESGSDFLQRLRDNLTRLGEAAVPYDLPFAGGLIGYLSYDFGRHLENLPSQAQDDLQLPDARFGLYDWALISDHQLNTSQLVFHPSLVDSERQRLITLFSEPPAEAVESFKLKAPMKADLSADEYRQALERIQQYIQAGDCYQVNFAQRFRAQCQGDPWAAYCALRAACPTPFSGFQRLPDGGAVLSLSPERFVKVSERHVETRPIKGTRPRGLTAAEDAANAAELLASPKDRAENLMIVDLLRNDLGRTCRIGSVRVPELFSLESYPNVHHLVSSVTGELADDRDALDLIAGSFPGGSITGAPKIRAMQIIDELEPTRRGLYCGSLLYLDVRGEMDSSIAIRSLLVKDGQVCCWGGGGIVADSEWQAEYQESITKVKVLLDTLQNL from the coding sequence ATGTTGACCTGTTCCGTACACCCGCTGCCCTATTGCGCCAACCCCGCCGAGTACTTCGCGGCGATTCGTCACGCCCCCGGTGCCGTGCTGCTCGACAGTGGCCGGCCGAGTGCCGAGCGTGGACGTTATGACTTGCTCAGTGCCTGGCCGCTGGAGCAAATAGCGGTATTGCCTGACGAAAGTGGCAGCGATTTCCTGCAACGCCTTCGCGACAATCTGACACGACTCGGTGAAGCGGCTGTTCCTTACGATTTGCCCTTCGCTGGCGGCCTGATCGGTTACCTGAGCTACGACTTCGGTCGGCATCTGGAAAACCTGCCGAGTCAGGCGCAGGACGATCTGCAGCTACCCGACGCACGTTTCGGGCTGTATGACTGGGCACTGATCAGCGATCACCAACTGAATACAAGTCAGTTGGTTTTCCACCCGTCGCTGGTCGACAGCGAACGTCAGCGTCTGATCACCCTATTCAGTGAGCCTCCCGCTGAAGCAGTCGAGTCTTTCAAGTTGAAAGCCCCGATGAAGGCCGACCTGAGCGCTGACGAATATCGCCAGGCGCTAGAACGCATTCAGCAGTACATCCAGGCCGGCGATTGTTACCAGGTCAACTTCGCCCAGCGTTTCCGCGCGCAGTGCCAGGGCGATCCATGGGCCGCGTATTGCGCGCTGCGGGCAGCGTGCCCGACGCCGTTTTCCGGTTTTCAGCGTTTACCCGACGGCGGCGCAGTGTTGAGTCTGTCACCAGAACGCTTCGTCAAAGTCAGCGAACGCCATGTGGAAACCCGGCCGATCAAAGGTACCCGCCCTCGCGGACTGACCGCTGCCGAAGATGCGGCGAACGCCGCCGAACTGCTGGCCAGCCCCAAGGACCGCGCGGAAAACCTGATGATCGTCGACCTGCTGCGCAATGACCTCGGCCGTACTTGCCGTATCGGGTCGGTGCGGGTGCCGGAGTTGTTCAGCCTGGAAAGCTACCCGAACGTGCATCACCTGGTGAGCAGCGTGACCGGTGAGCTGGCGGATGACCGGGACGCCCTGGACCTGATCGCTGGCAGCTTCCCGGGCGGCTCGATTACCGGCGCACCAAAAATTCGCGCGATGCAAATCATCGACGAACTGGAGCCCACGCGTCGTGGGTTGTACTGCGGGTCATTGCTCTATCTGGACGTGCGCGGCGAGATGGACAGTTCGATCGCGATTCGCAGCTTGTTGGTGAAAGATGGGCAGGTGTGTTGCTGGGGCGGTGGCGGGATCGTCGCGGACTCGGAGTGGCAGGCCGAATATCAGGAATCGATTACCAAGGTGAAAGTCCTGCTCGATACCCTGCAAAACCTCTAG
- the prpC gene encoding 2-methylcitrate synthase: MAEAKVLSGAGLRGQVAGQTALSTVGQSGAGLTYRGYDVRELAADAQFEEVAYLLLYGELPTQTQLAAYISKLGKLRDLPQALKEVLERIPADAHPMDVMRTGCSFLGNIEPEKDFSEQHDVTDRLLAAFPAIMCYWYRFSHDGKRISCVSDEQSIGGHFLHLLHDKKPSELHVKVMNVSLILYAEHEFNASTFTARVCASTLSDMYSCITAAIGSLRGPLHGGANEAAMEMIERFSSPQEAVEGTLGMLARKDKIMGFGHAIYKDNDPRNEVIKGWSKKLAEEVGDTVLFPVSEAIDATMWEQKKLFPNADFYHASTYHFMGIPTKLFTPIFVCSRLTGWAAHVFEQRANNRIIRPSAEYVGVEQRKFVPIEQR; the protein is encoded by the coding sequence ATGGCCGAAGCAAAAGTACTCAGTGGCGCCGGGCTCCGTGGTCAGGTTGCCGGGCAAACCGCACTGTCCACCGTGGGCCAGTCGGGCGCAGGCCTGACCTATCGTGGCTACGACGTTCGCGAACTGGCGGCTGACGCACAGTTCGAAGAAGTGGCCTACCTGCTGCTGTACGGCGAACTGCCGACCCAAACCCAACTCGCCGCTTACATCAGCAAACTGGGCAAGCTGCGCGATCTGCCGCAAGCGCTGAAAGAAGTGCTGGAGCGCATCCCTGCCGACGCCCACCCGATGGACGTGATGCGCACCGGTTGCTCGTTCCTGGGCAACATCGAACCGGAGAAAGACTTCTCTGAACAACACGATGTGACTGACCGTTTGCTCGCCGCGTTCCCGGCGATCATGTGCTACTGGTATCGCTTTAGCCATGACGGCAAACGCATCAGCTGCGTGAGCGACGAACAATCCATCGGCGGCCACTTCCTGCACCTGCTGCACGACAAGAAGCCGAGCGAGTTGCACGTTAAAGTGATGAACGTTTCGCTGATCCTCTACGCGGAGCACGAGTTCAACGCCTCGACGTTCACCGCGCGGGTTTGCGCCTCGACCCTGTCGGACATGTATTCGTGCATCACGGCGGCCATCGGCTCGCTGCGCGGTCCGCTGCATGGCGGCGCCAACGAAGCGGCGATGGAAATGATCGAGCGCTTCAGCTCGCCGCAAGAGGCCGTCGAAGGCACCCTCGGCATGCTTGCGCGCAAGGACAAGATCATGGGCTTCGGTCACGCGATCTATAAGGACAACGATCCGCGCAACGAGGTGATCAAGGGCTGGTCGAAAAAACTCGCCGAGGAAGTGGGCGACACCGTGTTGTTCCCGGTGTCCGAAGCCATCGACGCAACCATGTGGGAGCAGAAGAAGCTGTTCCCGAACGCCGACTTCTACCATGCGTCGACGTACCACTTCATGGGCATCCCGACCAAGTTGTTCACCCCGATTTTCGTCTGCTCGCGCCTGACCGGCTGGGCGGCGCACGTGTTCGAACAACGTGCCAACAACCGCATCATCCGCCCGAGCGCCGAATACGTCGGCGTCGAACAGCGCAAGTTCGTGCCAATCGAACAACGCTGA
- the prpB gene encoding methylisocitrate lyase, which produces MSSNKSTPGQRFRDAVASEHPLQVVGAINANHALLAKRAGFKAIYLSGGGVAAGSLGVPDLGITGLDDVLTDVRRITDVCDLPLLVDVDTGFGSSAFNVARTVKSMIKFGAAAIHIEDQVGAKRCGHRPNKEIVSLQEMVDRIKAAVDARTDDSFVIMARTDALAVEGLESALDRAAACIEAGADMIFPEAITELDMYKLFASRVKAPILANITEFGATPLYTTEQLAAADVSLVLYPLSAFRAMNKAAENVYTAIRRDGTQQNVIDTMQTRMELYDRIDYHTFEQKLDALFAAKK; this is translated from the coding sequence ATGAGTTCCAACAAGAGCACTCCAGGCCAGCGATTCCGCGATGCGGTCGCCAGCGAACATCCGCTGCAAGTGGTCGGCGCGATCAATGCCAACCACGCGCTGCTGGCCAAGCGCGCCGGTTTCAAGGCTATTTATCTGTCGGGTGGCGGGGTGGCTGCCGGCTCCCTCGGCGTGCCGGACCTGGGCATCACCGGCCTGGATGACGTGCTGACCGACGTGCGTCGCATCACGGACGTCTGCGACCTGCCGCTGCTGGTGGACGTGGACACCGGTTTCGGTTCCTCGGCGTTCAACGTGGCCCGTACCGTGAAGTCGATGATCAAGTTCGGCGCGGCAGCCATTCACATCGAAGACCAGGTCGGCGCCAAGCGCTGCGGTCACCGTCCTAATAAAGAGATCGTGTCCTTGCAGGAAATGGTCGATCGGATCAAGGCCGCCGTTGATGCGCGCACCGACGACAGCTTCGTGATCATGGCCCGTACCGACGCCCTCGCAGTGGAAGGTCTGGAATCCGCTTTGGATCGCGCCGCCGCATGCATCGAGGCCGGCGCCGACATGATTTTCCCGGAAGCCATCACCGAACTGGACATGTACAAGCTGTTCGCCAGCCGCGTGAAAGCGCCGATCCTGGCCAACATCACCGAGTTCGGCGCGACGCCGCTGTACACCACCGAGCAGCTTGCCGCTGCCGATGTGTCACTGGTGCTGTACCCGCTGTCGGCGTTCCGCGCGATGAACAAGGCGGCGGAAAACGTCTACACCGCGATCCGCCGCGACGGCACGCAACAGAACGTGATCGACACCATGCAGACCCGCATGGAGCTTTACGATCGCATCGACTACCACACCTTCGAGCAGAAGCTCGATGCGTTGTTTGCCGCGAAGAAGTAA
- a CDS encoding alpha-L-glutamate ligase-like protein: MFGFWKTWKALEARGIMGINRRNADYVLKYNKRSLYPIVDDKIITKERAIAAGIHVPELYGVISTEKEIDNLDAIIGGRNDFVIKPAQGAGGDGIIVIADRFEGRYRTVSGKIISHEEIEHHISSILTGLYSLGGHRDRALIEYRVTPDQIFKSISYEGVPDIRIIVLMGYPVMAMLRLPTRQSGGKANLHQGAIGVGVDLATGLTLRGTWLNNIITKHPDTTNAVDGVQLPYWDGFMKLAAGCYELCGLGYIGVDMVLDQEKGPLILELNARPGLNIQIANDCGLTLRTHAVEARLEELKARGVVETVEERVEFVQEMFGHIPAVEG, translated from the coding sequence ATGTTCGGCTTCTGGAAGACCTGGAAGGCCCTGGAAGCCCGGGGCATCATGGGGATCAATCGGCGTAACGCAGACTACGTGCTCAAGTACAACAAGCGCAGTCTGTACCCGATTGTCGACGACAAGATCATCACCAAGGAACGCGCCATCGCCGCCGGCATTCATGTGCCGGAGCTGTATGGCGTGATTTCCACCGAGAAAGAAATCGACAACCTCGACGCCATCATCGGCGGGCGCAACGACTTCGTGATCAAACCGGCCCAGGGCGCGGGCGGTGACGGCATCATTGTGATTGCCGACCGTTTCGAGGGCCGCTATCGCACGGTGTCCGGCAAGATCATCAGCCATGAGGAAATCGAGCACCATATCTCCAGCATCCTGACCGGCCTCTACTCCCTGGGCGGTCATCGGGATCGGGCGCTGATCGAGTACCGCGTGACCCCGGACCAGATCTTCAAGAGCATCAGCTACGAAGGCGTGCCGGACATTCGGATTATCGTGCTGATGGGTTACCCGGTGATGGCCATGCTGCGGCTGCCCACCCGCCAGTCCGGCGGCAAGGCCAACCTGCACCAGGGCGCCATCGGCGTCGGTGTAGACCTCGCCACCGGCCTGACCCTGCGCGGCACCTGGCTAAACAACATCATCACCAAACACCCTGACACCACCAACGCAGTGGACGGCGTGCAACTGCCCTACTGGGACGGTTTCATGAAACTTGCCGCGGGCTGCTATGAGCTGTGCGGGCTGGGTTATATCGGTGTCGACATGGTGCTGGACCAGGAAAAGGGGCCGCTGATTCTCGAACTCAACGCCCGGCCGGGGTTGAACATTCAGATTGCCAATGATTGCGGGCTGACATTGCGCACCCATGCGGTTGAAGCGCGGCTGGAAGAGTTGAAGGCTCGCGGGGTTGTTGAGACGGTGGAGGAACGGGTTGAGTTCGTTCAGGAAATGTTTGGGCATATTCCGGCGGTTGAGGGCTGA
- a CDS encoding inactive transglutaminase family protein, which yields MRSLTLHLKFLIAILVVLGISVTAYQIFVLGIPVTEDATDDLWNIDAKVEFVASTKDPVKIQMFVPPLSRDYVSLNESFISNNYGVAVNRVDGNRKVTWSARRAKGNQTLYYRLVLTKRYTGEKSKVKGPTFRDSIAVEGAEKVAAEALLAPIRQHSADVETFIGEAIKRVNNLNDDNVKLLLAGDPSPGHKAKIVELVLSIAHVPVEKVHTIRLVADQPQMPELWLRSFNGTDWLYFNPETGEQGLPTDRLLWWTGDENLITVDGGKKANVTFSLNNSEMNAIRLAKLTDENTDANFLEYSLYGLPLQTQQTFMIMVMIPIGVLVILILRNLIGIQTLGTFTPVLIALAFRETQLGFGIMLFTVITALGLSLRSYLEHLKLQMLPRLSVVLTFVVVLIAAISLFSHKLGLERGLSVALFPMVILTMTIERLSITWEERGSGHAMKVAIGTLFAASLAHLIMSVPELVYFVFTFPAILLILVGFMLAMGRYRGYRLTELVRFKAFLKKADA from the coding sequence ATGCGCTCTCTTACCCTTCATCTGAAATTCCTGATCGCCATCCTGGTGGTGCTGGGTATTTCAGTCACGGCCTATCAGATCTTCGTGCTCGGCATCCCCGTGACCGAAGACGCTACCGACGACTTGTGGAACATCGACGCCAAAGTCGAGTTCGTCGCCAGTACCAAGGACCCGGTCAAGATCCAGATGTTCGTGCCGCCGCTAAGCCGCGATTACGTCAGCCTCAACGAGAGTTTCATTTCCAATAACTACGGCGTGGCCGTGAACCGTGTCGACGGCAACCGCAAAGTCACCTGGTCGGCACGTCGGGCCAAGGGCAATCAAACGCTTTATTACCGCCTGGTATTGACCAAGCGCTACACCGGTGAAAAATCCAAGGTCAAAGGGCCGACCTTCCGTGACAGCATCGCCGTCGAAGGCGCGGAAAAAGTCGCCGCCGAAGCCCTGCTGGCACCGATCCGCCAGCACTCGGCCGACGTCGAAACCTTCATCGGCGAAGCCATCAAGCGTGTCAACAATCTCAACGACGACAATGTGAAGCTGTTGCTGGCCGGCGATCCGTCCCCCGGGCACAAGGCGAAAATCGTCGAATTGGTGCTGTCCATCGCGCACGTGCCGGTGGAAAAGGTCCACACCATTCGTCTGGTGGCCGACCAGCCGCAAATGCCGGAACTGTGGTTGCGCAGTTTCAACGGCACCGACTGGCTGTACTTCAACCCGGAAACCGGTGAACAGGGCCTGCCGACCGATCGCCTGCTGTGGTGGACCGGTGACGAAAACCTGATCACCGTCGATGGCGGCAAGAAGGCCAACGTGACCTTCAGCCTGAACAACAGCGAAATGAACGCGATTCGCCTGGCCAAGCTGACCGACGAAAACACCGACGCCAACTTTCTCGAATATTCGCTGTACGGCCTGCCGCTGCAAACCCAGCAGACCTTCATGATCATGGTGATGATCCCGATCGGCGTGCTGGTGATCCTGATCCTGCGCAACCTGATCGGCATTCAGACCCTCGGCACCTTTACGCCGGTGCTGATCGCCCTGGCATTCCGGGAAACCCAGCTCGGCTTCGGCATCATGCTGTTTACGGTCATCACGGCGCTGGGCCTGTCGCTACGCTCCTACCTTGAACACTTGAAGCTGCAAATGCTGCCGAGGCTGTCGGTGGTGCTGACGTTCGTGGTGGTGCTGATCGCGGCGATCAGCCTGTTCAGCCACAAACTCGGCCTGGAGCGCGGTTTGTCGGTGGCACTGTTCCCGATGGTGATTCTGACCATGACCATCGAACGCCTGTCGATTACCTGGGAAGAACGCGGTTCCGGCCACGCCATGAAAGTGGCGATCGGTACGCTGTTCGCCGCGTCGCTGGCGCACCTGATCATGAGCGTTCCGGAACTGGTTTACTTCGTGTTCACCTTCCCGGCGATCCTGTTGATCCTGGTGGGCTTCATGCTGGCCATGGGGCGTTATCGCGGCTACCGCCTGACCGAACTGGTGCGTTTCAAGGCCTTCCTGAAGAAGGCTGACGCCTGA
- a CDS encoding GntR family transcriptional regulator yields the protein MDQLDPPVIAQDDSETLSENVFRRIQAAIVKGEIAPGSKISEPELARTYGISRGPLREAIHRLEGQRLLVRVPHVGARVVSLSHAELLELYEIRESLEGMACRLAAERMTLEEIDELRRVLETHERDAAFQAGVGYYQQEGDFDFHYRIIQGSGNRTLTQMLCGELYQLVRMYRIQFSTTPNRPRQAFAEHHRILDAIADRDGELAELLMRRHIGASKRNIARHYQDGANQTATQRGES from the coding sequence CTGGATCAACTCGATCCCCCGGTCATTGCCCAAGACGATTCAGAGACGCTTTCCGAGAACGTCTTCCGGCGCATTCAGGCGGCCATCGTCAAGGGCGAGATCGCCCCGGGCAGCAAGATCTCCGAGCCGGAACTGGCGCGCACCTATGGCATCAGCCGCGGGCCGCTACGTGAGGCGATCCACCGTCTGGAAGGCCAGCGCCTGCTGGTTCGCGTACCGCACGTCGGGGCGCGGGTGGTTTCGTTGAGCCATGCCGAGCTGCTGGAACTCTACGAAATCCGCGAATCCCTCGAAGGCATGGCCTGCCGTCTGGCGGCCGAGCGCATGACACTCGAAGAAATCGACGAACTGCGCCGGGTCCTCGAAACCCATGAGCGCGATGCGGCGTTTCAGGCCGGTGTCGGCTACTACCAACAGGAAGGCGATTTCGACTTCCATTACCGAATCATCCAGGGCAGCGGCAACCGCACCCTGACGCAGATGCTCTGCGGCGAGCTCTATCAACTGGTGCGCATGTACCGCATCCAGTTTTCCACCACGCCCAATCGTCCGCGTCAGGCCTTTGCCGAGCACCACCGAATTCTCGACGCCATCGCCGACCGTGACGGTGAGCTCGCCGAGTTGTTGATGCGCCGCCATATCGGCGCCTCCAAACGCAATATCGCTCGTCACTATCAGGACGGCGCCAACCAGACAGCCACTCAACGAGGTGAGTCATGA
- a CDS encoding ATP-dependent zinc protease gives MRLKPFPTFLYLLCLPGFAAAGEKTVYGLNEYASLDGINLEVAAKLDTGAKTASLSARDIKRFKRNGESWVRFYLAIDAAHSHPIERPLARVSKIKRRAGDYDPEEGKKYTARPVIELNICMGSALRSIEVNLTDRSAFQYPLLIGSEALKRFDALVDPSLKYAAGKPACATDAHTAE, from the coding sequence ATGAGACTCAAGCCCTTCCCCACCTTCCTTTATCTTCTTTGCCTGCCCGGTTTTGCCGCGGCAGGGGAAAAGACTGTCTACGGCCTCAACGAGTACGCCTCCCTGGACGGCATCAACCTGGAAGTTGCCGCCAAACTCGACACCGGGGCGAAAACCGCGTCCCTGAGCGCCCGAGACATCAAACGCTTCAAACGCAATGGCGAGTCCTGGGTGCGCTTCTATCTGGCCATTGACGCTGCGCACTCACACCCGATCGAACGGCCACTGGCCCGCGTCAGCAAGATCAAGCGCCGGGCCGGCGACTACGACCCGGAGGAAGGCAAGAAGTACACCGCCCGTCCGGTGATCGAGCTGAATATCTGCATGGGTTCGGCTTTACGCAGTATCGAAGTGAACTTGACCGACCGCAGCGCCTTCCAATACCCGCTCCTGATCGGCTCCGAAGCGCTAAAACGCTTCGATGCGCTGGTCGACCCCAGTCTTAAATACGCTGCTGGCAAACCCGCCTGCGCCACCGACGCTCATACCGCAGAGTAA